A part of Salmo trutta chromosome 15, fSalTru1.1, whole genome shotgun sequence genomic DNA contains:
- the LOC115149412 gene encoding probable G-protein coupled receptor 21, producing the protein MMNSSLDLLELELLNLSGPPFCLLDVGYSQILNTCLLEVAIILLLTILIISGNLVVIFVFHCAPLLHHHTTSAFIQTMAYADLLVGVSCLIPSLSLLHHLKGLDEELTCKVFGYMVSVLKSVSMASLACVSVDRYMAITRPLSYATLATPCRIRVCILLIWVYSALVFLPSFFGWGKPGYHGDVVEWCAVEWETRPLFTSFIVALLYAPAAMTVCFTYVNIFRICRQHTREISERRARFGPQEGSLGQDGQPQHAPACTDKRYAMVLFRITSVFYLLWLPYILYFLLESAGIYSHPAASFITTWLAISNSFFNCLIYSLSNSAFRKGLKRLCSFCVQRVDSKKSFSPAPGYGQGPICTRSTCHV; encoded by the coding sequence ATGATGAACTCTTCCCTGGACCTGCTGGAGCTTGAGCTCCTCAACCTGAGCGGCCCTCCTTTCTGCCTCCTGGACGTGGGCTACAGCCAGATCTTAAACACCTGTCTACTGGAAGTAGCCATCATCCTGCTGCTTACCATCCTCATCATCTCTGGCAACCTGGTGGTGATCTTTGTGTTCCACTGTGCTCCTCTTCTCCACCACCACACAACCAGTGCCTTCATCCAGACCATGGCCTATGCAGACCTGTTGGTGGGGGTCAGCTGCCTCatcccctccctgtccctcctccaccacctgaAAGGCCTGGACGAGGAGCTGACCTGTAAGGTGTTTGGTTACATGGTTTCCGTGTTGAAGAGCGTTTCCATGGCGTCACTGGCGTGTGTTAGCGTGGACCGATACATGGCGATAACACGGCCTCTGTCGTACGCTACCTTGGCGACGCCGTGCCGGATCCGCGTGTGCATCCTCCTCATCTGGGTCTACTCCGCCCTCGTCTTCCTGCCCTCCTTCTTCGGCTGGGGGAAGCCCGGCTACCACGGTGATGTGGTGGAGTGGTGTGCGGTGGAGTGGGAGACAAGGCCGCTCTTCACATCGTTCATTGTGGCGCTGCTCTACGCGCCAGCCGCCATGACGGTCTGCTTCACCTATGTCAACATCTTCCGGATCTGCCGGCAGCATACGAGGGAGATCAGCGAGCGCCGCGCCCGGTTCGGCCCACAGGAAGGCTCTCTGGGACAGGATGGCCAGCCGCAGCATGCGCCGGCGTGCACGGACAAACGCTACGCCATGGTGCTGTTCCGCATCACCAGCGTCTTCTACCTCCTCTGGCTTCCCTATATCCTGTATTTCCTGCTGGAGAGCGCTGGGATCTACAGTCACCCTGCCGCCTCGTTCATCACCACCTGGCTGGCTATCAGCAACAGCTTCTTTAACTGTCTGATCTATAGTCTGTCcaacagtgccttcaggaagggTTTAAAACGCCTCTGTTCGTTCTGTGTGCAGCGCGTGGACAGTAAGAAGTCCTTCAGCCCCGCACCAGGGTACGGACAGGGGCCCATCTGCACACGCTCCACATGCCATGTCTAG